A window from Mogibacterium neglectum encodes these proteins:
- the ileS gene encoding isoleucine--tRNA ligase translates to MFENLSEKSVADVQEEQVQHWSDIDLLHLCVKEREGDPSFVFYEGPPTANGKPGIHHVMARTLKDSINRYKTMQGFQVKRKAGWDTHGLPVEIEVEKQLGMSGKNDIEKYGIKEFNEKCRESVFKYTSLWREMSEKMAYLADMDDPYITYDNNYIESAWWIIKKFFDAGLIYEGHKVLPYCARCGTGLASHEVAQGYKEDPVLTVTCKFKRRDRENEYFLAWTTTPWTLPSNILITVGPEVVYVRAKMLEGTEEGNIFYVAKNLADKVLGEGKYEILEEMTGKELEYVPYEPLSTFVYGGDLDKVKGFYVATADYVTVEDGTGLVHTAYAFGEDDYNTCRKYGVDFAEPVDEKGCFTTTPWEGRFVMEEGLDVEILKYFAAEDKVFAKQKMIHNYPHCWRCDTPLVYYSKPGWYIEMTKLRDNLVANNNTVNWYPPYVGEKRFGNWIADVKDWNISRSRYWGTPIPIWRCECGHLESAGSRAELAEKAIEDVNPDTIELHRPYVDDIHFKCPCCGKTMERIPEVMDCWFDSGAMPFAQWHYPFENADRFEKELFPADFICEGIDQTRGWFYSLMAISTFIMDRAPYKNVLVNDLILDAKGKKMSKHVGNTVDPFDMMNKYGADVIRWYLVSVSPAWTPTKFDEEGVKDVQSKFFGTLKNIYNFFVLYSNMDDLDPANLDVPYENRPELDRWIISRYNRLVSNVINYMDEYDHMKTVRTINDFVVEDFSNWYIRRARRRFYADDMTDDKKSVYATTYEVLLGVIKMIAPIAPFISDEMYVKLTGEKTVHIAHFPTSNSDLIDEKTEERMGLVKTLVNLGRGTREKERLKVRQPLNEVIVDGKYESLIGDLVPLITEELNVKNVVFEKDLDKYMNFAVKPDFKVAGPVLGKDIKEFAGKLAQLDAKKLIANVADGPVKLELGGKDYDITDDFLDVRISAKDGFVVGMENNVFTILDTTLTPELVNEGYVREVISKVQQLRKQNDFEMLDHITISFEADDDVKAAVLGAVEHIKEETLADSVVEAEGLEKFDINGHKTGLAVAKC, encoded by the coding sequence ATGTTTGAAAACTTATCTGAGAAATCAGTAGCAGATGTTCAAGAAGAACAGGTTCAGCATTGGTCTGACATAGATCTTCTGCATCTCTGCGTAAAGGAAAGGGAGGGAGATCCTAGCTTCGTATTCTATGAAGGCCCTCCAACAGCTAATGGAAAGCCAGGTATACATCATGTAATGGCTAGAACATTAAAGGATTCAATCAATAGGTACAAGACGATGCAGGGATTTCAGGTTAAGCGTAAGGCTGGTTGGGATACTCATGGTCTTCCTGTCGAAATTGAGGTAGAAAAGCAGCTTGGAATGTCTGGAAAGAATGACATCGAGAAGTACGGAATCAAGGAATTTAACGAAAAATGTCGTGAGTCTGTATTTAAATACACGAGCCTTTGGCGTGAGATGTCAGAGAAGATGGCGTACCTTGCTGATATGGATGACCCGTATATCACTTATGACAACAATTATATTGAATCCGCTTGGTGGATAATTAAGAAGTTTTTTGATGCTGGTCTCATCTATGAAGGGCATAAGGTTCTCCCTTACTGTGCAAGATGTGGAACAGGTCTTGCTTCCCATGAAGTAGCACAGGGATACAAAGAGGATCCCGTTCTTACTGTAACTTGTAAGTTTAAGCGAAGAGATAGGGAAAATGAGTATTTCCTCGCTTGGACCACAACACCATGGACACTTCCTTCTAACATTTTAATTACAGTCGGTCCAGAGGTGGTCTATGTAAGAGCTAAGATGCTCGAGGGTACAGAAGAGGGGAATATTTTCTACGTTGCTAAGAATCTTGCGGATAAGGTTCTTGGAGAAGGAAAATATGAAATCCTTGAAGAGATGACCGGTAAGGAACTCGAGTACGTACCTTATGAACCACTTTCAACGTTTGTTTACGGAGGAGATTTAGATAAAGTAAAGGGCTTTTATGTTGCAACTGCAGATTATGTTACTGTTGAAGATGGTACGGGTCTCGTGCATACTGCTTACGCATTTGGTGAGGACGACTATAATACTTGCCGTAAGTATGGTGTAGACTTTGCAGAGCCTGTAGATGAGAAGGGCTGTTTTACAACGACTCCATGGGAAGGTCGTTTTGTAATGGAGGAAGGTCTTGATGTTGAGATACTCAAGTATTTCGCTGCAGAGGATAAGGTGTTTGCAAAGCAAAAGATGATTCACAATTATCCACATTGTTGGAGATGTGATACACCACTAGTTTACTATTCTAAGCCAGGTTGGTATATTGAGATGACCAAGCTTAGAGATAATTTAGTTGCTAATAACAACACTGTAAATTGGTACCCTCCATACGTTGGAGAGAAACGTTTTGGTAACTGGATCGCCGATGTTAAAGATTGGAATATCTCTAGATCTAGATATTGGGGAACACCTATTCCAATATGGAGATGTGAGTGCGGACACCTTGAGAGTGCAGGAAGCCGTGCAGAGCTCGCTGAGAAGGCCATCGAAGATGTAAATCCTGATACTATAGAGCTGCATAGACCTTATGTGGACGATATACACTTCAAGTGCCCATGCTGTGGCAAGACTATGGAGAGGATTCCTGAAGTTATGGACTGCTGGTTTGACTCAGGCGCTATGCCATTTGCACAGTGGCATTATCCATTCGAGAATGCAGATAGATTCGAGAAAGAACTGTTCCCAGCAGACTTTATCTGTGAAGGTATTGACCAGACGAGAGGATGGTTCTATTCGCTGATGGCTATTTCAACATTCATTATGGACAGAGCGCCATATAAGAATGTACTTGTAAATGACCTCATCCTCGATGCAAAGGGCAAGAAGATGTCTAAGCACGTAGGAAATACTGTAGATCCATTCGATATGATGAACAAGTATGGTGCAGACGTTATCCGCTGGTACCTCGTGTCGGTTTCGCCAGCTTGGACGCCAACAAAGTTCGATGAAGAAGGTGTTAAGGACGTACAGAGCAAGTTCTTCGGAACACTTAAAAATATATATAATTTCTTCGTACTGTACTCCAACATGGATGACTTAGATCCAGCAAATCTTGATGTTCCATACGAGAATAGACCGGAACTCGATAGATGGATTATTTCAAGATACAACAGACTCGTTTCTAATGTAATTAATTACATGGATGAGTATGATCACATGAAAACAGTGAGAACTATCAACGATTTTGTTGTTGAAGACTTCTCAAACTGGTATATCAGAAGAGCTAGAAGAAGATTCTATGCTGATGATATGACTGATGATAAGAAGAGCGTTTATGCTACAACTTACGAAGTCCTTCTAGGTGTAATCAAGATGATTGCTCCAATTGCTCCATTCATTTCAGATGAGATGTACGTTAAGCTAACTGGTGAAAAGACAGTTCATATCGCTCACTTCCCAACTTCAAATAGCGATTTAATCGATGAGAAGACTGAAGAGAGAATGGGACTAGTTAAGACGCTTGTTAACCTTGGAAGAGGAACTAGAGAAAAGGAGAGATTAAAGGTCAGACAGCCATTAAACGAAGTGATCGTTGACGGTAAGTATGAATCCCTAATTGGTGATCTGGTACCTCTAATCACAGAGGAGCTCAACGTTAAGAACGTCGTGTTTGAAAAGGATCTTGATAAGTATATGAACTTTGCTGTAAAGCCTGATTTCAAGGTCGCAGGTCCGGTGCTTGGCAAGGATATAAAGGAGTTCGCAGGTAAGTTAGCTCAGCTCGATGCGAAGAAACTCATCGCTAACGTTGCAGATGGTCCTGTAAAGCTTGAATTAGGCGGAAAAGATTATGACATCACAGATGATTTCTTAGATGTAAGAATCTCTGCAAAGGATGGTTTCGTAGTCGGAATGGAAAACAATGTGTTTACTATTCTTGATACAACACTAACCCCAGAGCTTGTTAACGAAGGATATGTTCGTGAGGTTATATCCAAGGTTCAGCAGCTACGTAAGCAAAATGATTTTGAGATGCTAGACCACATCACCATCAGCTTTGAGGCAGATGACGATGTAAAGGCAGCGGTTCTTGGTGCAGTTGAACACATCAAGGAGGAGACGCTTGCTGATTCCGTCGTTGAAGCTGAAGGTCTAGAGAAATTTGATATCAACGGTCATAAGACTGGTCTTGCAGTTGCAAAGTGCTAA
- the rlmN gene encoding 23S rRNA (adenine(2503)-C(2))-methyltransferase RlmN: protein MSEENYIAISKLNIVDCDPDELAGIVSSFGDKRFRAKQIFGWISKGVEYFDEMTNIPAKLRNALSERYYIGLPEAVLVQESKQDGTRKCLFEFQDGARVESVFMKYNYGNSICISSQVGCRMGCTFCASTRNGLERSLTGGEMLAQVLEMRNITGEDIGHVVIMGIGEPFDNYDNISKFISLINDKQGYNLGMRNITVSTCGLIPFIKKFGEDFPQVNLAISLHAPNDEIRCQTMPVARSFEYSELMKACRSYTESTKRRITFEYALIDGVNDQPAHARELASHLKGWLTHVNLIPLNEVDGTGYKTSLKANIRNFASLLEEQGIAVSVRRTLGTDIDAACGQLRLR, encoded by the coding sequence ATGAGTGAAGAAAATTATATTGCAATTTCTAAGCTCAATATCGTAGATTGTGATCCCGACGAACTAGCCGGGATCGTTTCTTCATTCGGAGATAAGCGATTTAGAGCAAAGCAAATATTTGGCTGGATTTCTAAAGGGGTAGAATACTTCGATGAAATGACTAATATTCCTGCAAAGCTTAGGAATGCTTTATCTGAGAGATATTATATTGGGCTTCCAGAGGCTGTTTTGGTTCAAGAGTCTAAGCAGGATGGTACTAGGAAGTGCTTATTTGAATTTCAAGATGGAGCTCGTGTTGAATCAGTGTTCATGAAATATAATTACGGAAACTCAATCTGTATTAGTTCTCAGGTTGGCTGCCGTATGGGATGTACTTTCTGTGCATCTACCCGTAATGGATTAGAAAGATCACTTACTGGTGGTGAAATGCTTGCGCAGGTGCTTGAAATGCGTAATATTACCGGTGAGGATATTGGACACGTTGTGATTATGGGAATCGGTGAGCCTTTTGATAACTATGATAATATATCAAAGTTCATAAGTCTTATTAATGATAAACAAGGATACAATCTCGGCATGAGAAACATTACTGTTTCTACATGTGGTCTGATTCCTTTTATTAAAAAGTTTGGTGAAGATTTTCCGCAGGTGAACCTTGCTATTTCTCTTCATGCGCCTAACGATGAAATTCGCTGCCAGACAATGCCAGTGGCGAGGAGTTTTGAGTATTCAGAACTTATGAAAGCATGCAGGAGTTATACAGAGTCTACAAAGAGACGAATTACATTTGAATATGCGCTAATCGACGGTGTGAACGATCAGCCTGCACATGCCCGAGAACTCGCTAGTCATTTGAAAGGTTGGCTTACACATGTCAATCTAATACCTCTAAATGAAGTGGATGGGACGGGGTACAAGACATCGTTAAAGGCAAATATTAGAAATTTCGCCTCTCTCCTTGAGGAACAAGGGATAGCAGTATCTGTTAGGCGGACTCTTGGCACAGATATTGATGCTGCGTGCGGGCAGTTAAGGCTTAGGTAA
- a CDS encoding LemA family protein, giving the protein MVIWIVIAVVVLLLLWVIATYNGFVKLAVSCDEAFSTMDVYLKKRFDLIPNLVETVKGYAAHESETLKAVTEARSAVGNSSTTAEKLENENILSGTLRSLFAVAESYPDLKANANFIELMDQLKSVENDIANSRKYYNAVVKKFNVKCRVFPSAIIARVFGYEAKPMFEVSSEAERENVKVDFGTSK; this is encoded by the coding sequence ATGGTAATTTGGATAGTTATAGCGGTAGTCGTACTCTTACTACTATGGGTTATTGCTACATATAATGGCTTTGTAAAGCTAGCAGTAAGCTGTGATGAAGCTTTCTCAACAATGGATGTATATCTAAAAAAGAGATTTGATCTCATTCCTAATCTTGTTGAGACTGTAAAGGGATATGCTGCCCACGAATCAGAGACACTAAAGGCCGTAACAGAAGCTAGATCTGCTGTTGGTAATTCCTCTACAACTGCTGAAAAGCTTGAGAATGAGAATATCCTTTCTGGCACTCTAAGAAGCTTGTTTGCCGTTGCAGAATCATATCCGGACCTTAAGGCGAATGCTAACTTCATCGAGCTTATGGATCAATTAAAGTCAGTTGAGAATGATATCGCTAATTCTCGTAAGTACTATAATGCCGTTGTAAAGAAGTTCAACGTAAAGTGCAGAGTATTTCCTTCAGCAATTATTGCAAGAGTATTCGGATATGAAGCGAAGCCAATGTTCGAAGTTTCATCAGAAGCTGAACGTGAAAATGTGAAGGTGGACTTTGGGACAAGCAAGTAG
- a CDS encoding DUF2207 family protein: MYHNAFKSILSKITLILIVIFGLTIGMTAESKVYGSSSYSSYSNSYSNSYSNYYDQNQSSPLAAQDYATSGYTTKVFNVDVKVNKDYSYEFTETIKVDFKYAKHGIVRKIPIASNYKIKDISVEGGDVKVTKDNNVNIRIGSPNSYVTGEKTYVIRYKIYNYVHSGQENNIYVDVLPSEWETSIASSEIKVSLPSDFKYTEMKGYAGSYGSSTEDDSKWSYDKATNTLSYEGSSISSNSGITLMVKTPDNYWTGAPSKAWSNAANAAALIISLILLIFIKITRKKDADIVMPIMFNPPEGITPAELGYLADGVVDKKDITSLYLYLASKGFIQIIEGPKKKITIKALAAPSNEPAFVKKMYNAIFDEKSSPKIGSMISIKESGKSIGESYDTIKSQLKDRYTGDKAIVSTASDAKSLLATFIAAMGYIVSIIFSLYRAGSIDGVFNSAFGGGGITAIFGIMVLLIVWASIWLLILRKLNNAFFYRKTLGAGNLTVRVVIWLLIYFVYMSTLISTLYFVGKGESATYVLILLIAYTIAIPFLLSNMQSRTEYNRKVYGEILGFKEFIETAELDRINELVESEPSYFYNILPYAYVLGLTDKWIRKFNTIKIPEHDGFSSYNTTTFDYMRMNMMMNSIQHSTYSGIAAAHADSGGGIGGFSGGGFSGGGSGGGGGGAW; encoded by the coding sequence ATGTATCATAATGCATTCAAGAGTATACTGAGTAAAATAACTCTGATTTTGATTGTGATATTTGGACTTACAATAGGTATGACTGCAGAGAGTAAAGTGTATGGGAGTTCTTCTTATAGTTCCTATTCTAATTCTTACTCTAACTCATACTCGAATTATTACGATCAAAACCAGAGCTCGCCATTAGCTGCGCAGGATTACGCTACGTCGGGATATACGACAAAGGTGTTTAATGTAGATGTAAAGGTTAATAAGGATTACTCATATGAATTCACCGAGACGATAAAGGTTGATTTTAAATATGCAAAGCATGGAATTGTTAGAAAAATTCCAATTGCTAGCAACTATAAGATCAAGGATATCAGCGTTGAAGGTGGGGATGTTAAGGTAACTAAGGATAACAACGTTAACATAAGAATTGGCAGTCCCAATTCTTATGTTACAGGTGAGAAAACATATGTTATAAGATACAAAATTTATAACTATGTACACAGTGGTCAAGAAAATAACATCTATGTAGATGTTCTCCCTTCGGAATGGGAAACATCTATTGCTTCTTCAGAAATCAAAGTCTCGTTACCAAGTGATTTCAAATACACCGAGATGAAGGGATACGCAGGATCATATGGTTCGTCTACTGAAGATGACAGCAAGTGGTCGTATGACAAAGCAACTAACACCTTGTCATACGAGGGCTCCTCTATAAGTTCAAATTCCGGAATAACACTGATGGTAAAGACACCAGATAATTATTGGACAGGCGCACCAAGTAAAGCGTGGAGTAATGCTGCAAATGCTGCGGCGCTCATTATCAGCTTAATATTATTAATTTTCATCAAGATTACAAGAAAAAAAGATGCAGATATTGTCATGCCTATAATGTTCAACCCACCTGAAGGCATAACTCCTGCTGAGCTAGGATACCTAGCAGATGGGGTAGTTGACAAAAAGGATATTACATCATTATATCTATATCTAGCATCAAAAGGATTCATTCAGATTATAGAAGGGCCGAAGAAAAAAATAACCATAAAGGCATTAGCTGCACCTAGCAATGAACCGGCTTTTGTTAAGAAGATGTATAATGCTATATTTGATGAAAAATCCTCTCCCAAAATAGGAAGCATGATCAGTATTAAAGAGTCTGGAAAATCAATCGGGGAGTCATATGACACGATAAAATCTCAACTTAAGGATAGATACACTGGAGATAAGGCAATCGTTTCTACAGCTTCAGATGCTAAAAGCTTGCTGGCTACTTTCATCGCTGCGATGGGTTATATAGTTAGCATTATATTCAGTTTATATAGAGCTGGTTCCATTGATGGTGTGTTTAATTCAGCTTTTGGCGGTGGAGGCATAACGGCAATATTCGGAATAATGGTCTTGTTGATTGTATGGGCGTCGATATGGCTTCTGATACTCCGCAAGTTAAATAATGCGTTCTTCTATCGCAAAACTTTAGGGGCTGGAAATTTAACTGTTAGAGTCGTCATATGGCTATTAATTTATTTCGTGTATATGAGTACACTGATAAGTACATTGTATTTTGTCGGCAAGGGTGAAAGTGCGACGTACGTACTGATACTGCTCATAGCTTATACAATCGCTATTCCGTTCCTGCTATCAAACATGCAGAGCAGAACTGAATACAATCGCAAGGTATACGGTGAGATACTAGGTTTCAAAGAATTTATAGAGACTGCTGAATTAGACAGAATCAATGAGCTTGTAGAAAGCGAACCTTCTTATTTTTACAATATTCTGCCTTATGCATATGTATTAGGACTGACCGATAAGTGGATACGTAAATTTAATACCATCAAGATTCCAGAACATGACGGATTTAGCTCGTATAACACAACTACGTTTGATTATATGAGGATGAACATGATGATGAATAGCATTCAACATAGCACGTATTCTGGAATTGCAGCTGCACATGCAGACAGTGGCGGCGGAATCGGAGGATTTAGCGGTGGTGGATTCTCTGGAGGAGGTTCTGGTGGTGGTGGTGGCGGCGCTTGGTAG
- a CDS encoding putative ABC transporter permease: MIVGYMLTDIALFFLVYAVIGWITEVVYQAVSKGIVVNRGFLNGPICPIYGFGSLFVILLVKALGLDHSSVTADSQVFLLGMMLSTMLELIGGFALLKIFHARWWDYSSKPFNYHGYICLEFSIIWGFGILIVVRRIQPFVETVFGGLATSTVGIILLVIAYIAFISDFAVSVLIILGLNKRIKMLDDMKKSMTEFSDSLSNRIGDDVINAKEKVDAYRAESTSFEAEIRDVAADRRAEVAKELADMKRDYELAREEFYKKMRKTKFLGTGRILKSYPDLRIVDHSKIVDKIKENLKYKTKS, from the coding sequence ATGATAGTTGGATATATGCTTACGGATATTGCCTTATTTTTTCTAGTATATGCGGTGATAGGCTGGATTACAGAGGTTGTGTACCAGGCAGTTAGTAAGGGAATTGTTGTAAATAGAGGCTTTTTAAATGGACCTATTTGTCCAATATATGGCTTTGGTTCGTTATTTGTAATTCTTCTTGTAAAAGCGCTCGGATTAGATCACAGTTCGGTTACGGCAGATTCACAAGTATTCCTTCTGGGTATGATGTTATCCACAATGCTTGAATTAATCGGTGGATTTGCGCTTTTAAAAATCTTTCATGCAAGATGGTGGGATTACAGTTCAAAACCATTTAATTATCACGGATATATATGTCTTGAATTTAGCATTATATGGGGATTTGGGATTCTGATTGTCGTAAGACGCATACAGCCATTTGTAGAGACAGTTTTTGGTGGTTTAGCAACATCTACAGTTGGAATCATATTACTTGTTATAGCGTATATTGCATTTATTTCAGACTTTGCAGTATCTGTACTTATTATACTTGGGTTAAATAAGAGAATCAAAATGCTTGACGATATGAAAAAATCAATGACTGAATTCAGTGACTCACTTAGTAATAGAATAGGTGATGATGTCATAAATGCTAAGGAAAAGGTTGACGCATATAGAGCCGAAAGTACATCCTTTGAAGCTGAAATTAGGGATGTAGCTGCAGACAGAAGAGCTGAGGTTGCAAAGGAACTTGCAGATATGAAGAGAGACTATGAGCTTGCAAGAGAAGAATTTTACAAGAAGATGCGTAAGACTAAATTCCTCGGGACTGGTAGAATTCTTAAATCTTACCCTGATCTAAGGATAGTTGATCACAGCAAAATCGTTGATAAAATCAAAGAAAATCTCAAGTATAAGACTAAATCATAG
- the plsX gene encoding phosphate acyltransferase PlsX — protein MRILIDGMGGDHAPQEIVKGVIQAAREIDDTVVIIGAEDLIKEELSAQKWSGNNIDVVNATEVITNNESPAMAVRKKKDSTINRGMKMVKEGEVDVFISGGSTGALLAAGLLGLGRIKGIKRPAIAAFFPQIGKDDTTLLLDCGANVDCKPEFLYQFGVMGSIFVQNVKGKECPDVRLLNVGAEAEKGDELHKEAYELLANSSINFQGNIEGREVVSGVCDVVVTDGFSGNIFLKSSEGLALSIMGRLKDVLMGGTISKIAALLLAKQLKGMKKDFDYSEEGGAPILGLRGPVLKIHGSSKAYAVYNAILKARAYVESDVTGQIEKAIAESDEIGSDDKAKAEA, from the coding sequence ATGAGAATACTAATTGATGGTATGGGCGGGGATCACGCTCCTCAAGAAATAGTAAAGGGTGTAATTCAGGCTGCAAGAGAGATTGACGATACAGTCGTAATCATTGGAGCCGAAGATTTAATAAAAGAAGAACTGAGTGCTCAGAAATGGAGCGGAAATAACATAGATGTCGTGAATGCGACAGAAGTTATTACTAACAACGAATCTCCAGCAATGGCGGTTCGTAAGAAAAAGGATTCAACCATAAATCGTGGAATGAAGATGGTTAAGGAAGGTGAAGTAGATGTATTCATCTCTGGAGGAAGTACAGGTGCACTTCTAGCAGCTGGACTCCTTGGACTAGGACGCATCAAGGGCATAAAGAGACCTGCAATAGCAGCATTTTTCCCACAGATAGGAAAAGATGATACAACTCTTCTACTGGACTGCGGAGCAAATGTGGATTGTAAACCTGAATTTTTATATCAATTCGGTGTGATGGGAAGTATTTTCGTACAGAACGTCAAAGGCAAGGAATGCCCAGATGTTAGACTTCTAAACGTCGGTGCTGAGGCTGAGAAAGGCGATGAGCTTCATAAGGAAGCTTACGAACTACTAGCAAATAGCTCGATTAATTTCCAGGGTAATATCGAAGGCCGTGAGGTAGTATCGGGTGTGTGCGACGTTGTAGTAACTGATGGGTTTTCTGGAAATATATTTCTTAAGAGCTCTGAGGGACTTGCTCTATCAATAATGGGGAGACTTAAGGACGTTCTTATGGGCGGAACTATCTCCAAGATTGCAGCACTGCTGCTTGCAAAGCAGCTAAAAGGTATGAAGAAGGACTTCGATTACTCCGAAGAAGGAGGAGCTCCTATTCTTGGCTTAAGAGGGCCAGTTCTCAAAATTCATGGTAGCTCAAAAGCATATGCTGTATATAACGCTATTCTAAAGGCTAGAGCTTACGTTGAGTCTGATGTAACTGGACAGATTGAGAAAGCAATTGCTGAAAGCGACGAGATTGGCAGCGATGATAAAGCAAAAGCAGAAGCGTAA
- the ppk1 gene encoding polyphosphate kinase 1, producing MSELYLEGFTQNRELSWLKFNERVLHEAANEYNPILERVKFGLIYQKNLAEFIRVRVGSLNNLRKIDSLTRDSMSGLTSDEQIHYIWQEICRINENAEMITDQLYKDLRDIGVFCGSYKELTEADYDYIDGQFIMKFSSGFKPQFADRSDISENIKDGRHYILIDTYVDNTRKLMLMEIPELLLKGVTVRNSVGVSLLLPLNLIRLYLNNICFPFIPKGFIAFTAFRNADIDFEYDDFDLGVSAIERVKKMLDKRGNSGFVGAFAYSECVDNTLYEELIDILKLSDEEVVLCSSIPSLSHLNSLKDYLPEHVVLKNSFPELHKSNSSKNNRNNLINQIMNRDLLDAYPYDSMDNLLEILREAANHSKVKEIKISIYRMTSHPRIIEYLIKAAGNGKRVKVLIELRARFDEANNVDWAARLKDSGCEVYYGTKRFKSHFKICQVVFKKSFSEIGEQELITQVGTGNYNEATARQYTDFSLITSNRKLGNEVSKLFDNAIDGIIDNKFRYIITSPSCMRTKLIELIDRERVKGNKGRIFIKVNSLSDRQIIEKLSEASQAGVKVRMIVRGICTILPGVDGYTENIEIISIVGRFLEHSRVYIFGSESDERVYISSADIMNRNMDKRFELAFPVTEETCIEKIKLIMRMNMKDNTRAKFLLSDGRYVNIASNDIMFDSQERLLSEFGDFK from the coding sequence ATGAGTGAGCTTTATCTTGAAGGATTTACGCAGAATCGCGAGCTCTCGTGGCTAAAATTTAACGAGAGAGTATTACATGAAGCTGCAAATGAATATAATCCTATTCTTGAAAGAGTGAAATTTGGATTGATTTATCAGAAAAATCTAGCAGAGTTTATACGGGTGCGTGTTGGTAGTCTAAATAACCTAAGAAAGATTGATTCGTTAACGCGAGACTCCATGTCTGGTCTTACTTCAGATGAGCAAATTCATTATATATGGCAAGAGATATGCCGCATCAATGAAAATGCAGAAATGATAACGGACCAACTTTACAAAGACCTTCGTGATATAGGTGTATTTTGTGGTTCGTACAAGGAGTTAACGGAGGCTGATTATGATTACATTGACGGTCAATTTATAATGAAGTTTTCATCAGGTTTTAAGCCACAATTTGCTGATCGCAGTGATATTTCGGAAAATATCAAGGATGGTCGTCATTATATTCTCATTGATACTTATGTAGATAATACTAGGAAACTCATGCTGATGGAAATTCCAGAGTTGCTCCTTAAAGGTGTAACTGTTCGAAATTCAGTGGGCGTCAGTTTATTACTTCCTTTAAATCTCATTAGATTATATTTAAATAATATCTGCTTTCCTTTTATACCAAAAGGCTTTATAGCGTTTACAGCTTTTAGAAATGCTGATATAGACTTTGAATATGACGATTTTGATCTTGGAGTGAGCGCAATAGAACGAGTAAAGAAGATGTTAGATAAACGTGGGAATTCAGGTTTTGTAGGGGCGTTTGCTTATTCCGAGTGTGTTGATAATACCCTTTATGAGGAACTTATAGACATACTTAAGCTTTCAGATGAAGAAGTAGTGCTTTGCTCTAGTATTCCTTCTTTAAGCCATCTAAATTCCTTAAAAGATTACTTGCCTGAACATGTTGTTTTGAAAAACTCATTTCCTGAATTACATAAATCAAATTCCTCGAAGAATAATAGAAATAATCTTATAAATCAGATAATGAATAGAGATTTGCTTGATGCGTATCCTTATGATTCGATGGATAACTTGCTCGAGATTCTAAGAGAAGCCGCTAACCACAGCAAGGTCAAAGAAATAAAAATAAGTATATACAGAATGACCAGTCATCCTAGAATTATCGAATATTTGATAAAAGCCGCGGGAAACGGTAAGCGTGTTAAAGTTCTTATCGAGCTTAGGGCTAGGTTTGATGAAGCAAATAACGTAGACTGGGCTGCAAGACTCAAAGACTCTGGCTGTGAAGTATATTATGGAACTAAACGATTTAAATCACATTTCAAGATATGTCAGGTTGTTTTTAAAAAGTCTTTTAGTGAAATAGGAGAACAGGAATTAATTACTCAAGTTGGTACTGGTAATTACAACGAAGCTACTGCACGCCAATACACTGATTTTTCGCTTATCACATCAAACCGTAAACTCGGTAATGAGGTTTCAAAATTGTTTGATAATGCCATTGATGGGATTATAGATAATAAATTTAGATATATTATTACATCACCATCATGTATGAGAACGAAGTTAATTGAACTTATTGATCGTGAGCGTGTGAAGGGGAATAAAGGAAGAATATTCATTAAGGTAAACTCTCTTTCAGACCGTCAAATTATTGAAAAGTTATCAGAAGCATCACAGGCTGGCGTTAAAGTGCGCATGATAGTTAGAGGGATTTGTACTATTCTGCCGGGAGTTGACGGATATACAGAAAATATTGAAATAATAAGCATTGTGGGGAGGTTCCTGGAGCATTCTCGCGTATACATATTCGGAAGTGAATCTGATGAACGTGTGTATATTTCATCGGCTGACATCATGAACAGAAATATGGATAAACGTTTTGAACTAGCTTTCCCTGTAACAGAAGAAACCTGTATCGAGAAGATAAAATTGATTATGCGTATGAATATGAAGGATAATACGAGGGCTAAGTTCTTACTTTCAGATGGTAGGTATGTCAATATCGCATCTAATGATATAATGTTCGACAGTCAAGAGAGACTTTTATCGGAATTTGGGGATTTTAAATAA